The following proteins are co-located in the Triticum aestivum cultivar Chinese Spring chromosome 1A, IWGSC CS RefSeq v2.1, whole genome shotgun sequence genome:
- the LOC123186750 gene encoding probable jasmonic acid carboxyl methyltransferase 2 produces the protein MAFIQAIHMNPGQGETSYACNSSFQNAGQKRMKPLIEAAITDLCSNTNTLLHGKMMIMDAGCSSGPNALALISPAIDAIHNHCLQINQPPPEVCVLLNDLPDNDFNTVVKSLVTLRQSKKTIVVTGVAPGSFYERLFTSDSLHLVCSSNSLHWLSKAPEDLTRNHIPAFDIDEHARRERLPMVREAYAQQFRKDFSLFLELRAKELVSGGRMVISLVGTRSNAIASKFILFPGIVAQILSVLVAEGVIDKAKFDSFYVPLYGPSSEELREIIEAEGSFSIREMRVHDPRIDMTTTLSTPARFVNNLRALFEPIIVQHFGKVMDEFAMAAELYWSLDASLQEERARTSRTMLAVSLAKA, from the exons ATGGCCTTCATACAGGCTATTCATATGAATCCAGGACAAGGCGAAACAAGCTATGCATGCAACTCCAGTTTTCAG AATGCtgggcagaagaggatgaagcctCTAATAGAGGCGGCCATCACTGACTTATGCAGCAACACCAACACCTTGTTGCATGGAAAGATGATGATCATGGACGCGGGCTGCTCCTCTGGCCCAAATGCGCTAGCACTCATATCACCTGCCATCGACGCCATCCACAACCACTGCCTTCAGATAAACCAGCCACCGCCAGAAGTGTGTGTGCTACTAAACGACTTGCCTGACAACGACTTCAACACGGTGGTGAAGAGCTTGGTCACGCTCCGTCAAAGCAAGAAGACTATTGTTGTGACTGGTGTCGCGCCGGGGTCGTTTTACGAGCGACTGTTCACTAGTGACTCCTTGCATCTTGTCTGCTCGTCCAACAGCTTGCATTGGCTCTCAAAG GCTCCTGAAGATCTAACAAGGAACCACATCCCAGCATTCGACATTGATGAACATGCTAGGCGTGAAAGGCTCCCTATGGTCCGCGAGGCCTATGCACAACAATTCAGGAAAGATTTCTCACTTTTCTTGGAGCTGAGAGCCAAGGAATTGGTCTCAGGAGGCCGAATGGTTATTTCCCTGGTAGGGACGCGTTCTAACGCAATTGCCTCCAAATTCATTCTTTTCCCGGGAATTGTAGCTCAGATCCTAAGTGTCCTGGTCGCAGAG GGTGTGATCGACAAAGCAAAGTTTGATTCTTTCTATGTGCCGTTGTATGGACCTTCCAGCGAAGAGCTGAGGGAGATCATCGAGGCAGAAGGCTCTTTTTCGATCAGGGAGATGCGCGTGCACGACCCTAGAATAGACATGACCACCACCCTGAGCACCCCAGCCAGGTTTGTGAACAATCTAAGAGCCTTATTTGAGCCGATAATAGTCCAGCATTTCGGAAAGGTTATGGATGAATTTGCGATGGCCGCGGAGCTGTATTGGAGCCTAGATGCGAGCTTGCAAGAGGAGCGTGCCAGAACATCTCGAACTATGCTGGCTGTATCCCTCGCAAAGGCATGA
- the LOC123186697 gene encoding scarecrow-like protein 9 — translation MAIEPLRDNLDGIAATDQPYDGDSSSEQQLTVYNYDLSGPHSTVLNPANQPSTYLLGGVTSPGFCSVNSSPGQNQVQIASGGSPEHRQIRSNDALHYISQMIMEDVDERVDICQGEAALQAAEKPFRDILGEVYVPATNWSPLHSNNKPENSDKSGTRRYKRLRTTGFSNDYSSYNVLQPLATPLSPYTCNRSLFLPDHPLVSVGPTSRSGFFPALHCQRDVEEEKMFAPSIDKLVIYLKNGVLYISQLTTKVKVVERSENAIFEVADQRCWDIFQGRSNKHHAITTCAIIRNENFDQVLLCYGRKSFDQRTRLRERMAGEGNNNSMKGRSKGRLKLWQRKQPRRELVDLRNLLINCAKAVAEDNHLLASEILKKIRQHSSPDGNCTQRLAFYLVDGLEARLAGTESQVYQNLMERRTSTTDWLEAYSLFIASCPFDRASYHFANQAILDVSQGRPRVHIIDFGIGFGFQWPLMIQRFAKQEEGAPKLRITGIDIPQPGLRPCEMIEETGKRLADYANMFKVPFQYQGIAASRWETIKIEDLNIEEGEVLIINCMLRMKNLGHETIAINSTRDEVIKTMRRMNPKIFISGTVNGLRSSPFFIQRFKEVMFHYSSMFDMLDANIPRDNEARKTIERVLFGRDALKSIACEDAEWTKRRESYRQWQARFLKAGFQQLPVDPAILKKIVQKKNSLYHEEFFAVEDCGWLLQGWKGRVIYAISKWKPDETYDGQ, via the coding sequence ATGGCGATTGAACCTCTCCGTGACAATCTGGACGGTATCGCAGCAACCGACCAACCATACGATGGTGATTCCTCTTCCGAGCAGCAACTCACCGTGTACAACTACGACCTGAGTGGTCCACACTCCACAGTTCTTAACCCAGCCAACCAACCAAGCACATATCTGCTTGGTGGAGTCACTAGCCCTGGGTTTTGCAGCGTCAACAGCAGCCCTGGACAAAACCAAGTTCAGATTGCTTCAGGGGGTAGCCCGGAGCACCGCCAGATCAGATCAAACGATGCTCTTCACTACATAAGCCAGATGATCATGGAAGACGTCGACGAGAGGGTCGACATATGCCAAGGGGAGGCTGCTCTCCAGGCTGCTGAGAAGCCATTTCGTGACATTCTTGGGGAGGTATACGTGCCGGCTACTAACTGGTCGCCATTGCATAGCAACAACAAACCAGAAAACTCTGATAAGAGTGGGACCAGACGTTACAAGAGGCTCAGGACCACTGGCTTCAGTAATGACTATTCCAGTTACAATGTGTTACAGCCCTTAGCAACCCCATTGAGTCCATATACCTGCAACAGGAGTCTTTTTCTACCAGACCATCCATTGGTAAGTGTTGGACCGACTTCTAGATCTGGTTTTTTCCCTGCCTTGCATTGTCAGAGAGATGTCGAGGAGGAAAAGATGTTTGCTCCAAGTATTGATAAGCTGGTGATATATTTAAAGAATGGCGTACTTTATATTTCCCAACTGACTACGAAGGTAAAAGTAGTAGAGAGGAGCGAAAATGCAATCTTTGAGGTGGCAGACCAAAGGTGCTGGGATATCTTTCAAGGAAGGAGCAACAAACATCATGCCATCACAACTTGTGCTATAATTCGAAATGAAAATTTCGACCAAGTTCTGCTATGCTATGGTCGGAAGAGTTTCGACCAAAGAACAAGACTGCGAGAAAGGATGGCAGGGGAAGGAAACAATAACTCAATGAAAGGCCGGAGCAAAGGGCGTCTGAAGCTATGGCAGAGGAAGCAACCGAGGAGAGAGTTGGTTGATCTCAGGAATCTCCTCATCAATTGCGCAAAAGCTGTGGCAGAAGACAACCACCTGTTGGCCAGTGAAATCCTAAAGAAGATAAGGCAACATTCCTCACCAGATGGTAATTGTACCCAGAGACTGGCATTTTACTTGGTGGATGGCCTCGAGGCACGCTTGGCTGGGACCGAGAGTCAGGTTTATCAAAATCTCATGGAAAGGCGAACAAGTACCACAGACTGGTTAGAGGCTTACAGCCTTTTTATTGCATCTTGCCCTTTCGACAGGGCGTCATACCACTTTGCCAACCAAGCTATTCTTGATGTCTCACAAGGGCGTCCAAGAGTGCACATCATTGATTTCGGCATCGGCTTCGGCTTTCAGTGGCCATTAATGATTCAGAGGTTTGCAAAGCAAGAAGAGGGAGCCCCTAAGCTTCGGATCACAGGTATAGACATTCCTCAGCCAGGTTTACGCCCCTGTGAAATGATCGAGGAGACAGGGAAGCGGTTGGCTGATTATGCAAACATGTTCAAGGTACCTTTTCAGTATCAGGGCATTGCCGCTTCAAGATGGGAGACCATTAAAATTGAGGATCTTAACATTGAGGAGGGTGAAGTCCtcatcatcaactgcatgctccGGATGAAGAATCTTGGTCATGAAACCATAGCCATAAATAGCACAAGGGACGAGGTAATCAAAACTATGAGGAGGATGAACCCAAAGATTTTTATTTCTGGCACCGTGAATGGGTTACGCAGTTCTCCCTTCTTCATACAACGTTTCAAAGAGGTTATGTTCCATTACTCTTCAATGTTTGACATGCTTGATGCAAATATTCCACGGGATAATGAAGCAAGAAAGACAATTGAGAGGGTCCTATTTGGGCGGGATGCACTTAAGAGCATAGCATGTGAGGATGCAGAATGGACCAAGAGGCGGGAAAGTTACAGGCAGTGGCAAGCAAGGTTCCTCAAGGCTGGGTTCCAGCAGCTTCCTGTTGATCCAGCCATTTTAAAGAAAATAGTACAAAAGAAGAACTCACTTTATCATGAGGAATTCTTTGCTGTTGAAGATTGCGGTTGGCTACTGCAAGGATGGAAAGGGAGAGTAATTTATGCAATATCTAAATGGAAACCTGATGAAACATACGATGGTCAGTAA